The following coding sequences are from one Natrarchaeobaculum sulfurireducens window:
- a CDS encoding DUF5789 family protein — MLLNGTGEVIDDHEYPATTEEMIEAHGDRTLELPNGSETVGDVLARLETETFENPEDARFAVYSAVSDKAVGRVGYSDRDPTPVGSPYAPDAVSF, encoded by the coding sequence ATGCTGCTCAATGGCACCGGCGAGGTCATCGACGACCACGAGTACCCCGCAACCACCGAGGAAATGATCGAGGCACACGGCGACCGCACCCTCGAACTCCCAAACGGCTCCGAGACGGTCGGTGATGTACTCGCCCGCCTCGAGACGGAAACCTTCGAAAACCCTGAAGACGCGCGCTTTGCCGTCTACTCCGCAGTGAGCGACAAAGCCGTCGGTCGCGTCGGCTACAGCGACCGCGACCCGACTCCCGTCGGAAGCCCGTACGCTCCCGACGCTGTGTCGTTTTAA
- a CDS encoding DUF6757 family protein, with protein MNCHYCDSEAAFAAESEGLKVGLCEEHFRERLQELAEADGLETLKEKVDVDRAE; from the coding sequence ATGAACTGCCACTACTGCGACAGCGAGGCCGCCTTTGCCGCCGAATCTGAAGGCCTCAAAGTCGGGCTTTGCGAGGAGCACTTCCGGGAACGGCTCCAGGAACTCGCCGAAGCCGACGGGCTGGAGACGTTGAAGGAGAAAGTCGACGTCGACCGCGCCGAATAA
- a CDS encoding 4Fe-4S dicluster domain-containing protein yields MAIDPQFNENREKVGEENGVAVWGPVDEPEELGIRGTHVAVDFDLCLADGACLEDCPVDVFEWVDTPGHPESERKAEPTNEAQCIDCMLCVDVCPVDAIDVDAGRTA; encoded by the coding sequence ATGGCCATAGATCCGCAGTTCAACGAGAACCGAGAGAAGGTAGGCGAAGAAAACGGCGTCGCCGTCTGGGGTCCCGTCGACGAACCCGAAGAGCTCGGCATCCGAGGTACGCACGTCGCGGTCGACTTCGACCTCTGTCTCGCTGACGGTGCCTGTCTCGAGGACTGCCCTGTCGATGTCTTCGAGTGGGTCGACACGCCCGGCCATCCCGAAAGCGAGCGAAAGGCTGAACCGACAAACGAAGCCCAGTGTATCGACTGTATGCTCTGTGTCGACGTCTGTCCGGTCGACGCCATCGACGTCGATGCCGGACGAACCGCATAA
- a CDS encoding PHP domain-containing protein translates to MPYADLHVHTTRSDGSLELEAIPAAARRANVNVVAVTDHDRLQPFDEPAIERDGVTVVHGIELRVETDAGQRVDLLGYGIEPTSDLEALVEGIQTNRIERGRAIVEKVEDELGVDLRVTVTDGFGRPHVARAIEAHPDTDYGYGEAFDRLIGNDGPCFVPRDVPSFDHGRRVLADAGRLVSLAHPLRYRDPEQALGLGAHLDAIERWYPYARDVDVTPVERAIERYELVATGGSDAHDDVLGRAGLSRAAFDRLELGLD, encoded by the coding sequence ATGCCCTACGCCGATCTGCACGTTCACACGACGCGCTCGGACGGAAGCCTCGAACTCGAGGCGATCCCCGCCGCCGCTCGGCGCGCCAACGTGAACGTCGTCGCCGTGACGGACCACGACCGACTGCAACCGTTCGACGAGCCTGCCATCGAGCGAGACGGCGTGACGGTCGTCCACGGGATCGAACTGCGCGTCGAGACCGACGCTGGCCAACGCGTCGATCTACTCGGGTACGGAATCGAGCCAACATCCGATCTCGAGGCGCTGGTCGAGGGAATCCAGACGAATAGAATCGAACGCGGCCGAGCGATCGTCGAGAAGGTCGAAGACGAACTGGGCGTCGACCTCCGAGTTACCGTTACCGACGGCTTTGGTCGACCACACGTTGCCCGAGCCATCGAGGCCCATCCCGACACCGACTACGGGTACGGGGAGGCGTTCGATCGACTGATCGGTAACGACGGTCCGTGTTTCGTCCCGCGAGACGTGCCGTCGTTCGACCACGGACGGCGAGTCCTCGCCGACGCCGGTCGACTCGTCTCGCTCGCACACCCGCTACGGTACCGCGATCCCGAACAGGCACTCGGGCTGGGAGCCCACCTCGACGCTATCGAGCGATGGTACCCCTACGCACGGGACGTCGACGTGACGCCCGTCGAGCGGGCGATCGAACGATACGAACTGGTCGCCACCGGTGGGAGCGATGCCCACGACGACGTACTCGGACGTGCCGGGCTCTCACGGGCGGCGTTCGACCGACTCGAGCTCGGTCTCGACTGA
- a CDS encoding zinc-dependent alcohol dehydrogenase family protein, with product MRAAILEEHGEPLSIEDIDAPEPDPKGAVVEVEACGVCRSDWHGWQGDWGWLGLETQPGQILGHEPAGTVVAVGEDVTTVSEGDHVAVPFNLGDGTCPQCRRGFSNTCENVMPLGFVEPVQGAFAEELHVPFADHNLVSLPDGVSSVDMAGLGCRFMTSFHALAHRADVEAGDWVSVHGVGGVGLSAVHIADALGANVIAVDLDDGKLEKARELGAVETVNAGDAENVAAEVKAIADGGADVSMDALGIAATCQNSVKSLGTHGQHLQVGLTTQDEQGTIELPTDAMVMQEIEFIGSLGMPPTRYDEIFRLVATGKLRPADVVSETIGLEDVNDKLEAMTDYETEGIPVIDEF from the coding sequence ATGCGCGCAGCAATTCTCGAGGAACACGGAGAACCACTCTCGATCGAAGACATCGACGCACCCGAACCCGACCCGAAGGGTGCGGTCGTCGAGGTCGAAGCCTGCGGGGTCTGCCGGAGCGACTGGCACGGCTGGCAGGGTGACTGGGGCTGGCTCGGGCTCGAGACCCAGCCGGGACAGATCCTCGGCCACGAGCCCGCGGGAACCGTTGTCGCCGTCGGCGAGGACGTAACGACCGTCTCGGAGGGCGATCACGTGGCCGTCCCGTTCAACCTCGGTGACGGGACGTGTCCACAGTGTCGGCGAGGATTTTCGAACACCTGTGAGAACGTAATGCCGCTCGGATTCGTCGAGCCGGTTCAGGGCGCGTTCGCCGAGGAGCTTCACGTGCCGTTCGCCGACCACAACCTGGTCTCCCTGCCCGATGGCGTCTCGTCGGTCGACATGGCCGGGCTCGGCTGCCGGTTTATGACGTCGTTTCACGCACTCGCTCACCGGGCCGACGTCGAGGCGGGCGACTGGGTATCGGTCCACGGCGTCGGCGGCGTCGGCCTTTCGGCGGTCCACATCGCCGACGCCCTCGGCGCGAACGTGATCGCAGTCGATCTGGACGACGGAAAGCTCGAGAAAGCACGCGAACTCGGCGCCGTCGAGACGGTGAATGCGGGCGACGCCGAGAACGTCGCCGCCGAGGTGAAAGCGATCGCCGACGGCGGTGCCGACGTCTCGATGGACGCCCTCGGGATCGCCGCGACCTGCCAGAACTCGGTGAAGAGTCTGGGAACGCACGGCCAGCACCTCCAGGTCGGACTCACCACCCAGGACGAACAGGGGACGATCGAACTGCCGACCGACGCGATGGTCATGCAAGAGATCGAGTTCATCGGCTCGCTCGGCATGCCGCCGACCCGCTACGACGAAATCTTCCGGCTGGTCGCGACCGGCAAACTCCGACCCGCGGACGTCGTCTCCGAGACGATCGGTCTCGAGGACGTCAACGACAAACTCGAGGCGATGACTGACTACGAGACCGAAGGAATTCCCGTCATCGACGAGTTCTGA